In Primulina huaijiensis isolate GDHJ02 chromosome 6, ASM1229523v2, whole genome shotgun sequence, a single window of DNA contains:
- the LOC140979395 gene encoding tRNA (guanine(37)-N(1))-methyltransferase 1-like isoform X2 has translation MTTKFNLLRPRHHTLHFFTLHSPPRPAGKSLRYAFQSSDFTSADVTSALSSSTLPYGPSLHKGLPPFPLESTKCISNDCETTDNSYTSLDERFFTRIFDVSALRVPADLCYDLENRFRGHLLNWPRIKNIARVPGDEIDDELKRILPNSVDGEEKYLAALNRRVYGKAEGDGEPLNSVLYRDKLARTFNSRGYVNFRNLAKISRPKKKKKRVDGKKRAVKGVGKNDMIFIEVIEEGDEDGEDISRLLGDNIKRPKWRGSTRLLLLDEQYALKGIEELPKSIKAVLKEHDVDGTTPAFELVKCKLTLFYDYWQMNEVILDRNKPKIQTIVNKIDVIQNEYRSMELEVLAGNHSLATIVVENGLRFHVDLATVYWNSRLATERQRLLSCFTRNDVVCDVFAGVGPIAICAAKIVKRVYANDLNPSAVDYLERNCVLNKIERKMEVFNMDGRRFIETVFSCQRTHSITQVVMNLPNDATEFLDAFKGIFKENNRDKKFILPRIHVYGFSKAQDPEFDFHERIRIALSEVAFEVEMRRVRLVAPGKWMLYASFILPERVAYAKAGSVFHIT, from the exons ATGACCACCAAATTTAATCTGCTGCGGCCGCGCCACCACACTCTCCATTTCTTCACTTTGCATTCACCGCCGCGCCCCGCCGGTAAATCCCTCCGTTACGCTTTCCAATCCTCCGATTTTACCTCGGCTGATGTTACCTCGGCTTTATCCTCCTCAACTCTTCCCTATGGTCCttccctccataaaggactccCCCCATTTCCCCTTGAATCAACAAAATGCATCTCCAACGACTGTGAAACTACCGATAACAGTTACACTTCACTGGACGAGCGGTTTTTCACTCGAATATTCGATGTTTCGGCTCTCAGAGTACCCGCAGACCTTTGCTATGACCTTGAAAACCGATTCCGAGGCCACCTCCTCAATTGGCCTCGAATTAAGAACATCGCCAGAGTACCTGGAGATGAAATAGATGACGAGCTGAAGAGAATTTTACCCAATTCAGTTGACGGAGAGGAGAAATATCTAGCTGCATTGAATAGGAGGGTTTATGGGAAAGCCGAGGGAGACGGGGAGCCGTTGAACTCGGTGCTGTACCGTGACAAGCTTGCTAGAACTTTTAATTCACGAGGTTATGTTAATTTCAGGAATTTAGCTAAGATATCGAGgccaaagaagaagaaaaaaagggTTGATGGGAAGAAGCGAGCCGTGAAAGGGGTTGGGAAAAacgatatgatatttattgAGGTAATCGAAGAAGGTGACGAGGACGGCGAAGACATAAGTAGATTGTTAGGTGACAATATTAAGCGGCCAAAATGGAGAGGTTCCACGAGGCTGCTACTTTTGGATGAGCAGTATGCTCTTAAAGGGATTGAGGAATTGCCCAAGTCTATTAAG GCAGTTTTGAAAGAACATGATGTGGATGGCACAACCCCAGCTTTTGAACTAGTGAAGTGCAAGTTGACTTTGTTTTATGATTACTGGCAGATGAATGAG GTAATTTTGGATAGGAACAAGCCAAAGATCCAAACAATAGTGAACAAAATCGATGTCATTCAGAATGAATACAGGAGTATGGAGCTTGAAGTTTTGGCCGGAAATCATTCCCTTGCGACAATAGTGGTGGAGAATGGGTTGCGATTTCATGTTGATTTAGCAACAGT ATATTGGAATTCAAGGCTGGCAACTGAAAGGCAGAGACTTCTAAGTTGCTTCACACGCAATGATGTTGTTT GTGATGTTTTTGCTGGAGTTGGCCCCATTGCAATATGTGCCGCTAAAATAGTAAAGCGTGTGTATGCTAATGATTTGAATCCTTCTGCTGTTGACTATCTTGAAAGGAACTGTGTCCTCAATAAAATTGAGAGAAAGATGGAG GTATTCAATATGGACGGGAGAAGATTTATTGAAACAGTTTTTAGCTGCCAGAGAACTCATTCAATTACTCAAGTTGTCATGAATTTACCAAATGATGCTACTGAATTTCTTG ATGCTTTTAAGGGAATATTTAAAGAGAATAATAGGGACAAAAAGTTTATCCTGCCAAGAATTCATGTTTATGGTTTCTCAAAAGCTCAGGATCCAGAGTTTGACTTTCACGAG CGAATTAGAATTGCACTGTCAGAAGTGGCTTTTGAAGTGGAGATGCGTAGAGTTCGTCTAGTGGCCCCTGGGAAATGGATGTTATATGCATCTTTCATACTACCTGAAAGAGTTGCCTATGCAAAAGCAGGTTCAGTCTTTCATATTACCTGA
- the LOC140979395 gene encoding tRNA (guanine(37)-N(1))-methyltransferase 1-like isoform X1, translating to MTTKFNLLRPRHHTLHFFTLHSPPRPAGKSLRYAFQSSDFTSADVTSALSSSTLPYGPSLHKGLPPFPLESTKCISNDCETTDNSYTSLDERFFTRIFDVSALRVPADLCYDLENRFRGHLLNWPRIKNIARVPGDEIDDELKRILPNSVDGEEKYLAALNRRVYGKAEGDGEPLNSVLYRDKLARTFNSRGYVNFRNLAKISRPKKKKKRVDGKKRAVKGVGKNDMIFIEVIEEGDEDGEDISRLLGDNIKRPKWRGSTRLLLLDEQYALKGIEELPKSIKAVLKEHDVDGTTPAFELVKCKLTLFYDYWQMNEILEVVLPKGMIIPSSFEIVGHIAHLNLRDEHLPYKKVIAKVILDRNKPKIQTIVNKIDVIQNEYRSMELEVLAGNHSLATIVVENGLRFHVDLATVYWNSRLATERQRLLSCFTRNDVVCDVFAGVGPIAICAAKIVKRVYANDLNPSAVDYLERNCVLNKIERKMEVFNMDGRRFIETVFSCQRTHSITQVVMNLPNDATEFLDAFKGIFKENNRDKKFILPRIHVYGFSKAQDPEFDFHERIRIALSEVAFEVEMRRVRLVAPGKWMLYASFILPERVAYAKAGSVFHIT from the exons ATGACCACCAAATTTAATCTGCTGCGGCCGCGCCACCACACTCTCCATTTCTTCACTTTGCATTCACCGCCGCGCCCCGCCGGTAAATCCCTCCGTTACGCTTTCCAATCCTCCGATTTTACCTCGGCTGATGTTACCTCGGCTTTATCCTCCTCAACTCTTCCCTATGGTCCttccctccataaaggactccCCCCATTTCCCCTTGAATCAACAAAATGCATCTCCAACGACTGTGAAACTACCGATAACAGTTACACTTCACTGGACGAGCGGTTTTTCACTCGAATATTCGATGTTTCGGCTCTCAGAGTACCCGCAGACCTTTGCTATGACCTTGAAAACCGATTCCGAGGCCACCTCCTCAATTGGCCTCGAATTAAGAACATCGCCAGAGTACCTGGAGATGAAATAGATGACGAGCTGAAGAGAATTTTACCCAATTCAGTTGACGGAGAGGAGAAATATCTAGCTGCATTGAATAGGAGGGTTTATGGGAAAGCCGAGGGAGACGGGGAGCCGTTGAACTCGGTGCTGTACCGTGACAAGCTTGCTAGAACTTTTAATTCACGAGGTTATGTTAATTTCAGGAATTTAGCTAAGATATCGAGgccaaagaagaagaaaaaaagggTTGATGGGAAGAAGCGAGCCGTGAAAGGGGTTGGGAAAAacgatatgatatttattgAGGTAATCGAAGAAGGTGACGAGGACGGCGAAGACATAAGTAGATTGTTAGGTGACAATATTAAGCGGCCAAAATGGAGAGGTTCCACGAGGCTGCTACTTTTGGATGAGCAGTATGCTCTTAAAGGGATTGAGGAATTGCCCAAGTCTATTAAG GCAGTTTTGAAAGAACATGATGTGGATGGCACAACCCCAGCTTTTGAACTAGTGAAGTGCAAGTTGACTTTGTTTTATGATTACTGGCAGATGAATGAG ATCTTGGAGGTTGTGCTTCCAAAAGGTATGATAATTCCTTCGTCTTTTGAAATAGTTGGGCATATTGCACACCTGAATCTGAGAGATGAGCATCTTCCATATAAAAAAGTTATTGCAAAG GTAATTTTGGATAGGAACAAGCCAAAGATCCAAACAATAGTGAACAAAATCGATGTCATTCAGAATGAATACAGGAGTATGGAGCTTGAAGTTTTGGCCGGAAATCATTCCCTTGCGACAATAGTGGTGGAGAATGGGTTGCGATTTCATGTTGATTTAGCAACAGT ATATTGGAATTCAAGGCTGGCAACTGAAAGGCAGAGACTTCTAAGTTGCTTCACACGCAATGATGTTGTTT GTGATGTTTTTGCTGGAGTTGGCCCCATTGCAATATGTGCCGCTAAAATAGTAAAGCGTGTGTATGCTAATGATTTGAATCCTTCTGCTGTTGACTATCTTGAAAGGAACTGTGTCCTCAATAAAATTGAGAGAAAGATGGAG GTATTCAATATGGACGGGAGAAGATTTATTGAAACAGTTTTTAGCTGCCAGAGAACTCATTCAATTACTCAAGTTGTCATGAATTTACCAAATGATGCTACTGAATTTCTTG ATGCTTTTAAGGGAATATTTAAAGAGAATAATAGGGACAAAAAGTTTATCCTGCCAAGAATTCATGTTTATGGTTTCTCAAAAGCTCAGGATCCAGAGTTTGACTTTCACGAG CGAATTAGAATTGCACTGTCAGAAGTGGCTTTTGAAGTGGAGATGCGTAGAGTTCGTCTAGTGGCCCCTGGGAAATGGATGTTATATGCATCTTTCATACTACCTGAAAGAGTTGCCTATGCAAAAGCAGGTTCAGTCTTTCATATTACCTGA